A window of Cohnella herbarum contains these coding sequences:
- a CDS encoding ABC transporter permease, which translates to MQFFREIKLNGSVYAMFVPVAVLLFLFSYMPMAGVIIAFKDFDFTKGIFGSEWANPIWNNFDYLLTSSQALRAIRNTILLNLLFIAVGLVFEVGLALLLHEIRSKAFKRTAQSITFLPFFISWIVVGVFLYNLLQYDHGAFNELLKWLGADKIDFYNSPGWWPLILVLIMRWKFTGYGTILYLAGLVSIDSSYYEAAAIDGASRWKQIRYISLPMLKPTMIILTLLAIGRILNADFGMFYALVGDAPMLFATTDVVDTFVYRSLRETGDISMASASGFLQSIVAFLLVLGSNAVARKVDRDSALF; encoded by the coding sequence ATGCAATTTTTCCGGGAAATCAAGCTTAACGGTTCGGTGTATGCCATGTTTGTTCCGGTTGCTGTTCTGCTGTTCTTGTTCAGCTATATGCCGATGGCGGGCGTCATTATCGCTTTCAAAGATTTCGACTTTACGAAAGGTATCTTCGGTAGCGAGTGGGCGAATCCGATCTGGAACAACTTCGATTACCTGCTCACTTCATCGCAAGCGCTGCGAGCGATTCGCAACACGATTTTGCTTAACCTTCTGTTCATTGCAGTCGGATTGGTATTTGAAGTCGGCTTGGCGTTGCTGCTTCATGAGATTCGCTCCAAAGCGTTCAAGCGGACGGCGCAGTCGATCACGTTTCTGCCGTTCTTTATTTCCTGGATCGTCGTCGGCGTATTCCTCTACAATCTGCTGCAGTATGATCACGGCGCCTTTAACGAGCTGCTGAAGTGGTTAGGGGCGGATAAGATCGACTTCTACAATTCTCCGGGTTGGTGGCCGCTCATTCTTGTCCTGATCATGCGTTGGAAATTCACGGGGTATGGGACGATCCTTTATTTGGCGGGGCTGGTGAGCATAGATTCTTCTTATTACGAGGCGGCCGCGATCGACGGGGCTTCGCGCTGGAAGCAAATTCGCTATATTAGCTTGCCCATGCTGAAGCCGACGATGATCATTCTGACGCTGCTGGCGATCGGACGGATCTTGAATGCGGATTTCGGCATGTTCTACGCGCTCGTCGGCGACGCGCCGATGCTGTTCGCCACCACGGACGTGGTCGATACTTTCGTCTATCGCAGCTTGCGGGAAACCGGGGACATTAGCATGGCTTCCGCGAGCGGGTTCCTGCAATCGATCGTGGCGTTCCTCCTCGTTCTGGGCAGCAACGCGGTCGCTCGCAAAGTCGATCGGGATTCGGCATTGTTTTAA
- a CDS encoding GntR family transcriptional regulator: MDGSTKRTPLYSQVRDYVLDQIRTGKWREGRRLPSENQLCKQFDVSRITIRSAMAKLVEEGIVYRVQGRGSYIGKYTGEKEPIRYASPPRESDGPLLIALIVPKLRGLLMTRLAEGVEAGLDSSRYRILMLTTDYSQSREDERLKEAIKAGAQGIIIYPSDGQTYNEGMLRLTLDRYPIVVIDRYLRGVETNCVCSDHYTGAYEATEHLLRLGHRRIAFVSPPCAGTTSLEERLEGYRQALNDYGVIFDKTRVLEQKDSEAIEAFLNEQSDLTALFAANEEIGLASIRAAEKGGRSVPGQLSVIFFDDYDHSSDARIPPTCVAQQGEQIGNEAAKRILSLIENPLQNRAMIRIPTKLIVRNSTLSISDLIEEHDFDNSPA, from the coding sequence ATGGATGGTTCGACCAAACGAACGCCGCTCTATTCCCAGGTGCGCGATTACGTGCTTGATCAGATTAGAACGGGAAAGTGGAGGGAAGGACGCAGGTTGCCTTCAGAGAACCAGCTTTGCAAACAGTTCGATGTCAGCCGGATTACGATTCGAAGCGCGATGGCCAAGCTAGTAGAAGAAGGGATCGTCTACAGGGTCCAGGGAAGGGGATCTTACATAGGTAAGTACACGGGGGAGAAGGAGCCGATTAGATATGCAAGTCCGCCACGGGAAAGCGATGGACCGCTCCTTATCGCTTTGATTGTTCCGAAGCTGCGCGGTTTGCTCATGACTCGTCTGGCTGAAGGGGTTGAGGCAGGTCTCGATAGTTCGCGTTATCGGATCTTAATGCTGACCACCGACTATTCCCAATCTAGAGAAGATGAGAGGCTGAAGGAGGCCATTAAAGCGGGAGCGCAAGGAATCATCATCTATCCGTCAGACGGTCAGACCTATAACGAAGGAATGCTAAGGCTTACGCTAGACCGCTACCCGATCGTCGTCATCGATCGTTACTTGCGTGGAGTCGAGACCAACTGCGTATGCTCCGATCATTATACCGGAGCTTATGAAGCGACTGAACATCTGTTGCGGCTCGGGCATCGGCGAATCGCGTTCGTATCCCCTCCTTGTGCGGGTACGACCAGTTTGGAAGAGCGTTTGGAAGGATATCGGCAGGCTCTGAACGATTACGGCGTTATTTTCGACAAGACTCGGGTGCTTGAGCAGAAGGACTCGGAGGCTATCGAAGCGTTTCTAAACGAACAATCCGATTTGACTGCTTTATTCGCAGCGAACGAGGAGATCGGACTGGCGTCGATCAGGGCAGCCGAGAAGGGCGGGAGGTCTGTACCTGGGCAACTGTCCGTAATCTTCTTCGACGATTACGATCATTCTTCCGACGCCCGAATTCCTCCTACATGCGTAGCACAGCAAGGCGAACAAATCGGTAACGAGGCAGCGAAGAGAATTCTTTCCTTGATCGAGAACCCGCTGCAAAATAGAGCGATGATCCGCATTCCGACGAAATTGATCGTTCGCAACTCTACTTTATCCATTAGCGATCTTATCGAAGAACATGATTTCGATAATTCCCCGGCGTGA
- a CDS encoding carbohydrate ABC transporter permease produces the protein MASKKMDVTQACLLAIVSILCILCIIPFLMVISGSLSTEKDIVDYGYTLIPKHLTLLSYKVLLLGSGRILDAYGVTVLVTAIGTVLALLVNSMGAYVLTRKALKYRNILSVYALITLLFNGGMVPWYFVCVNYLHLQDSLLALILPALGNAFNMYLVRNYMLSVPEEIYESAKMDGAGDLKYFFRFMLPLSKPVLATVGLFTALAYWNDWFIALMLVNKQELQPLQLILRTIVSNIEFVKNSGNAMDIQRLTAQLPSEGIKMAATVITIGPIVFLYPFVQKYFVKGIMIGAVKG, from the coding sequence ATGGCTTCGAAAAAAATGGATGTTACGCAGGCGTGTCTCCTTGCGATCGTGTCCATCTTGTGTATCTTGTGTATCATTCCCTTTCTCATGGTCATAAGCGGATCCTTGAGTACAGAAAAAGATATTGTGGATTACGGGTATACGCTTATCCCCAAGCATCTCACGCTGCTATCCTACAAGGTGCTTCTCTTAGGTTCGGGTCGCATTCTGGATGCGTACGGGGTCACCGTCCTTGTAACGGCAATCGGAACGGTGCTGGCACTACTGGTGAATAGCATGGGAGCCTACGTCTTGACGAGAAAGGCGCTGAAATATCGCAACATTCTGTCCGTCTATGCCTTGATCACCCTTCTATTCAACGGGGGGATGGTTCCTTGGTATTTCGTCTGCGTAAACTACCTGCATTTGCAAGATTCGTTGCTCGCGCTTATTCTGCCTGCGTTAGGAAACGCGTTCAACATGTATTTGGTTCGCAATTACATGCTGTCGGTTCCAGAAGAGATCTACGAGTCAGCGAAAATGGACGGCGCGGGGGATCTGAAATACTTCTTCCGGTTTATGTTGCCCTTGTCGAAGCCGGTACTTGCTACCGTAGGTTTGTTCACCGCGCTAGCGTACTGGAACGATTGGTTTATTGCACTGATGCTTGTTAACAAACAGGAGCTGCAGCCGTTACAGTTGATTCTTCGCACGATCGTATCCAATATCGAGTTCGTCAAAAATTCGGGCAACGCGATGGACATTCAGCGGTTAACCGCGCAGCTTCCTTCGGAAGGGATCAAGATGGCGGCGACGGTCATTACGATCGGGCCGATCGTATTCCTCTACCCGTTCGTACAGAAGTATTTCGTGAAAGGCATTATGATTGGCGCGGTGAAGGGTTGA
- a CDS encoding response regulator gives MHKVLIVDDEKEIREGLKTVFPWAECGVAGVHTAEDGEEALMLVERLNPDVIVTDIKMNRMSGLELIGRLQETGRFTGKTIVISGYDDFDLVKQAMKLGAADYILKPIQIAELKQVVHRAVAEIREERTLEQNQRMLENQLRQAVPRLKEEVLRELIDRAPDPYGTTRIKHRLKTLDLEWMLEDRMVLMVAEVDDAAALEQNKRYKREKELISFAIGNVAEMVVREECGYTAELFQDKEERWVIAISRRPHVAQSAYAGLAKLLIDKINANVKVNMTIALASSVGEWNRLFDLYREAIDTLELKALYGGNQLLITDEKGNDSVDSEVSLSNIKEVLDLIRYGSESDIREAMSAFPVFVRTWSLSSLREIQGRLFDWLFELIKEASAAGCKDPWWEGNLLSIWDQIEQFDTLESLQNQMTAYLLRLASGFDQRKPSQNLILTEAEKYIQAHYRDNLTLQVVARQICITPVWLSKLFKKEKQVTFLEYLTRVRIEHAKIRLADARFRIYQVGLEVGYGNPEHFTKTFKKAVGCTPKEYRNQRGIADE, from the coding sequence ATGCATAAGGTACTTATTGTCGACGACGAGAAGGAAATACGCGAGGGGCTGAAGACAGTCTTCCCGTGGGCGGAGTGCGGAGTGGCTGGGGTGCATACTGCGGAAGACGGCGAAGAGGCCTTAATGCTAGTCGAACGACTCAATCCCGACGTGATCGTGACAGACATTAAGATGAATCGAATGTCTGGACTTGAACTAATTGGTAGGTTGCAAGAAACGGGGCGTTTCACGGGAAAGACGATCGTGATTAGCGGATATGACGACTTTGACCTGGTGAAGCAAGCGATGAAGCTCGGCGCGGCGGATTATATTCTGAAGCCGATCCAGATCGCTGAACTGAAGCAGGTGGTCCATCGTGCGGTTGCCGAAATTCGCGAAGAAAGGACTCTGGAACAGAATCAAAGGATGCTCGAGAATCAGCTGCGGCAAGCCGTTCCGCGTCTGAAGGAAGAGGTGCTGCGGGAATTAATCGACAGGGCGCCTGATCCGTACGGAACAACGCGGATCAAACATCGGCTGAAAACGTTGGATCTGGAATGGATGCTTGAGGATCGAATGGTTCTGATGGTGGCGGAAGTGGACGATGCGGCGGCCCTGGAACAGAACAAACGATATAAGCGGGAGAAAGAACTGATTTCGTTCGCCATCGGCAACGTGGCGGAGATGGTCGTACGTGAAGAATGCGGCTATACGGCCGAGTTGTTTCAGGATAAGGAGGAACGTTGGGTTATTGCGATCAGTCGGCGCCCTCATGTTGCACAGAGCGCTTACGCTGGGCTTGCCAAGCTACTGATCGATAAAATCAACGCCAATGTCAAAGTGAATATGACGATCGCGCTCGCTTCATCGGTCGGCGAGTGGAATCGACTGTTCGATCTGTATCGGGAAGCGATCGATACGTTAGAATTGAAAGCGCTCTACGGCGGCAATCAATTGTTGATCACGGATGAGAAGGGAAACGATTCGGTCGATTCGGAAGTTTCGCTAAGCAACATAAAAGAAGTACTGGATCTGATCAGGTATGGCTCGGAGTCGGACATCCGCGAGGCGATGAGCGCCTTCCCGGTGTTCGTGCGCACATGGTCCTTGTCGAGCTTGCGAGAAATTCAGGGACGCTTGTTCGACTGGTTGTTCGAATTGATTAAGGAAGCGTCGGCGGCGGGCTGTAAGGATCCGTGGTGGGAGGGGAACCTGCTCTCGATCTGGGATCAGATCGAGCAGTTCGATACGCTTGAGTCCCTTCAGAATCAGATGACCGCCTATTTGCTGAGGCTCGCGAGCGGCTTCGACCAACGCAAACCTTCGCAAAATTTGATTTTGACGGAAGCGGAGAAATACATACAAGCGCATTATCGGGACAATCTGACGTTGCAGGTGGTTGCTCGGCAAATATGCATCACTCCGGTGTGGCTTAGCAAACTGTTCAAAAAAGAAAAACAGGTCACGTTCCTCGAATATTTAACCCGGGTGCGGATCGAACATGCTAAGATCCGATTGGCGGATGCCCGATTCCGAATTTATCAGGTCGGTCTGGAGGTCGGGTACGGCAATCCGGAGCATTTCACCAAAACTTTCAAAAAAGCGGTAGGGTGTACGCCGAAAGAGTATCGCAATCAGCGAGGGATCGCGGATGAATAG
- a CDS encoding sensor histidine kinase, which translates to MNRLILDKGHSFRRKIIVLILLVLVAPFLFISIYSYRQSVEGISNANALFWSEYMIQTARNLDEQLEKLNDQINDVIGNRHLQELLREETKDSQEERAFISAMSELTYQKKNEMGVYRIRVYPIHAAAYPEYMKMIRYEEDDSVRRGFEEISRTGDPRWQLMWPGHTSSVYPVPMISRIKQFTGLNDNKPRGMIVADLEASSFQRMISPPKNLQGQQSVLVDESGIVLSDSRPERLGKPYPSAALLDLIGTNSHGTATMSIDNARTLVSYVHLKDQPWTLVSTIPLDTLIGPLEKIGHLTAFLLGIYFICGVGIVIYITLYFTNPIVRLVRSMRKLEKGSFLLPSMDSRRRDEIGWLYQGFDQMVKRIQGLVEEVYQSEKLKKELEFQVLSHQINPHFLYNTLESIRWKAEQYRMRDISEMVASLGNLLRLSLNEGRELTTVAREIEQARAYVDIERARLDKPFQVKFMMEEEILGKAMLRLLLQPLMENAIHHGIRDNPERGKIIVLGRKVGADLQFELHDNGKGIPADVLPQLLSPVPHAETGKRRGVGLRNIHQRLQLYYGDDYGLQIDSGLGQGTKITIRHPILPE; encoded by the coding sequence ATGAATAGGCTGATATTGGACAAAGGGCACTCGTTTCGCCGTAAGATTATTGTGTTAATCCTGCTGGTTCTCGTTGCGCCGTTTTTATTTATTTCTATCTATTCCTACCGCCAATCGGTCGAAGGCATATCGAATGCCAATGCTCTATTCTGGTCGGAATATATGATCCAGACGGCTCGTAACCTCGATGAACAACTCGAGAAGCTGAATGATCAGATCAACGACGTGATCGGCAACCGTCATCTGCAGGAACTGCTGCGGGAGGAAACGAAGGACAGCCAGGAGGAGAGAGCCTTTATTTCCGCGATGTCCGAACTGACCTATCAGAAGAAAAACGAAATGGGCGTGTACCGCATTCGCGTCTACCCGATCCATGCGGCAGCCTATCCGGAGTACATGAAGATGATTCGTTACGAGGAGGATGATTCCGTTCGGCGCGGATTCGAAGAAATCTCGCGGACCGGAGATCCGCGATGGCAACTAATGTGGCCCGGGCATACCAGCTCCGTGTATCCCGTCCCAATGATATCGCGAATAAAACAATTTACCGGTCTCAACGACAACAAGCCTCGGGGAATGATCGTAGCGGATTTGGAAGCCTCTTCCTTCCAACGGATGATCTCACCCCCTAAGAACTTGCAGGGACAGCAATCGGTTCTTGTGGACGAGAGCGGTATCGTTCTTTCGGATTCACGTCCAGAACGGTTAGGCAAGCCTTATCCATCCGCGGCCCTTCTTGATCTGATCGGTACGAACAGTCACGGTACGGCGACAATGTCGATCGACAATGCCCGAACGCTCGTCTCTTACGTCCATCTAAAAGATCAGCCATGGACGCTGGTCAGTACCATTCCGCTCGACACCCTGATCGGTCCGCTGGAGAAAATCGGCCATCTGACGGCGTTTCTGCTTGGGATCTATTTCATTTGCGGGGTCGGCATTGTCATTTACATCACCCTATACTTCACCAATCCGATTGTTCGGCTCGTTCGCTCTATGCGGAAGCTGGAAAAGGGCAGTTTCTTGCTGCCTTCCATGGATTCGCGGCGTCGCGATGAAATCGGTTGGCTCTATCAGGGATTCGATCAAATGGTCAAGAGAATCCAAGGGCTGGTCGAGGAAGTCTATCAGTCGGAGAAGTTGAAGAAAGAGCTGGAGTTTCAGGTGCTTAGCCATCAGATCAATCCGCACTTCTTGTACAACACGCTCGAGTCGATCCGCTGGAAAGCCGAGCAATACCGAATGCGCGACATAAGCGAGATGGTCGCGTCGCTCGGCAATCTGCTTAGGCTTAGCCTGAACGAAGGCAGAGAGTTGACGACGGTCGCACGCGAAATCGAGCAGGCGAGAGCCTATGTGGATATCGAACGTGCTCGCTTGGACAAGCCGTTCCAGGTCAAATTCATGATGGAGGAAGAAATTCTGGGCAAAGCGATGTTGCGTCTGCTGCTGCAGCCGTTGATGGAAAATGCGATTCATCATGGCATTCGCGACAATCCGGAGCGCGGGAAAATCATCGTGCTTGGGAGGAAGGTTGGCGCGGATCTGCAATTCGAATTGCACGACAACGGTAAAGGCATTCCTGCAGATGTGCTGCCCCAACTGCTATCCCCTGTACCCCATGCCGAGACGGGCAAACGCAGAGGGGTGGGGCTTCGTAACATTCATCAGCGATTGCAGCTGTACTACGGGGACGACTACGGTCTGCAGATCGATTCCGGGCTAGGGCAAGGTACGAAGATTACGATACGACATCCGATATTGCCGGAATAA